One Nicotiana tomentosiformis chromosome 4, ASM39032v3, whole genome shotgun sequence genomic window carries:
- the LOC104091856 gene encoding uncharacterized protein isoform X1: MAGEVAAEVNGVEGNIQLCEEEKLRLLRDAVNELPVNAVKDLWSIGACARCIFRLFGLHELMCSHPSLSISKWYDILADVMRKEDVDTADHPQKDGEFSIKQLHQEPLKETNFCKICLGILQFLYNDDSGTLLKKDSADDFALAVSEPVKQQHHQIDSFSLEFSLPSALTENDQAVWLYMKNRYHHELWFQEKAEYQFICTKDILKLLVTNPLQSLLGVKSSQGSLRIRLTYSHSDALTRDDIQERNGGNKRRKTGKAGFTGDLKTTEESVTPHVESFDNHIGDGDGLTKVCPKDSQDLSCSYLMAQLNKVSKPCCLTIHCCRSPIFIGGRYLKYSRNVSQTPWVIDDERMGEASVEEIVGGAILPIFQGDNYKFHAAGREDIDVRMLGTGRPFLVEIQNARKVPSEVLIKEIERKINSLESQLVRVKNLRAVGSQGWDLMREGEAEKQKQYTALVWISRPVSDDDLQTISSLKELKVAQKTPIRVLHRRSPLEREKIIHWMKVERISGSSQYLLLHLCTQAGTYIKEFVHGDFGRTQPSVGSILGCRAEILQLDVTDVKMDCFQAE; this comes from the exons GCATGTGCTCGATGCATTTTTCGACTATTTGGACTTCACGAACTCATGTGTTCACATCCTTCACTCTCAATATCAAAGTGGTATGATATCTTAGCAGATGTAATGAGAAAAGAAGATGTTGACACGGCTGATCATCCCCAAAAAGATGGAGAATTTAGTATTAAGCAATTGCATCAAGAACCATTAAAGGAGACAAACTTTTGCAAAATTTGCTTAGGCATTTTGCAATTTCTCTATAATGATGACAGTGGAACTTTATTGAAAAAGGATAGTGCTGATGACTTTGCTTTAGCAGTTTCTGAACCTGTAAAGCAACAACATCACCAAATTGATAGTTTTTCTCTTGAATTCTCATTACCGTCGGCTTTAACAGAAAATGATCAAGCAGTCTG GTTGTATATGAAAAATAGGTACCACCATGAACTTTGGTTCCAAGAAAAGGCTGAATATCAATTCATTTGTACGAAAGACATCTTGAAATTGTTAGTGACAAATCCATTACAAAGCTTATTG GGTGTAAAATCTAGTCAAGGTTCTTTGCGCATTCGCTTAACATATTCACATTCTGATGCATTAACAAGAGATGACATTCAAGAACGGAATGGAGGAAATAAGAGGAGGAAAACAG GCAAAGCAGGTTTCACTGGTGACCTCAAGACAACTGAGGAATCCGTTACTCCCCATGTTGAGTCTTTTGATAATCATATTGGTGATGGAGATGGACTGACGAAAGTTTGTCCCAAGGACTCCCAAGATCTCAGTTGTAGTTACTTAATGGCTCAGTTAAATAAG GTCAGTAAGCCTTGTTGTCTGACCATTCATTGCTGTAGAAGCCCTATATTTATTGGAGGAAGATATCTCAAG TATTCAAGAAATGTCAGCCAGACACCCTGGGTTATCGATGATGAAAGAATGGGAGAAGCATCTGTTGAG GAAATAGTAGGCGGGGCCATCCTTCCTATCTTCCAGGGTGACAATTATAAGTTCCATGCTGCTGGTAGGGAGGATATTGAT GTCCGGATGCTGGGTACAGGCCGTCCTTTTCTGGTAGAGATACAAAATGCACGCAAAGTCCCTTCTGAAGTGCTCATAAAAGAGATAGAGAGGAAAATTAATAGTCTAGAAAGTCAATTG GTCAGGGTTAAAAATCTTAGAGCTGTAGGTAGTCAAGGGTGGGACCTCATGCGTGAAGGAGAGGCGGAGAAGCAG AAGCAGTACACTGCATTGGTGTGGATTTCTCGTCCCGTCAGCGATGATGATTTGCAAACAATATCGTCATTAAAGGAATTG AAAGTTGCTCAAAAAACGCCTATAAGGGTTCTCCATCGCCGAAGTCCATTGGAGAGAGAGAAAATTATACATTG GATGAAAGTGGAGAGGATCTCTGGAAGCTCACAATATCTTCTACTGCATCTGTGTACTCAG GCTGGGACATATATCAAGGAATTTGTTCATGGGGATTTTGGTCGCACCCAGCCCAG TGTTGGTTCAATTCTTGGTTGCAGAGCAGAGATACTGCAGCTCGATGTTACGGACGTGAAAATGGACTGCTTTCAGGCAGAATGA
- the LOC104091857 gene encoding uncharacterized protein — protein MGSLPALDEPSWTYPLARRDESVFDNYHGVDVPDPYRWLEDPDSEETKEFVEKQVTLTDSVLKICETREKLREKLTKLFDFPKYEVPFRAGDKYFYFHNTGLQPQKVLYVQDNLDGKPEVLLDPNTLSEDGTVALSICAISEDANYLAYGISSSGSDWVTIKVMRVQDKCDEPDTISWVKFSNVSWTRDSKGFFYSRYPAPKNGENLDVGRETNVNLHHQVYYHSLGTNQSDDILCWKDTENPKHRHMASVTEDGKYVLLYTFRNCDTVNKLHYCDLSTLPNGIGDYKGRSGALPFNKLVDNFDASYDYVAHNDSIFTFLTNKNAPKYKLVRVDLEKSDFWFDIIDEEEKDVLQSAVAVNGNQLVVSYLRDVKNVLQLRDLETGVLLHHLPIDIGRVSGISARRKDNSVFIGFMNFLIPGLIYDCNLKGEVPDLKVFREIVVPGFNRTEFQVNQVFVPSKDGVKIPIFIVSRKNISLDGSNPCLLFGYGGFNVSLTPSFSAARVVLSKHLGVVFCIANIRGGGEYGEEWYKAGALSKKQNCFDDFISAAEYLVTAGYTQPHKLCIEGGSNGGLLVGACVNQRPDLFGCALAHVGVMDMLRFHKFTIGHAWISDFGCSDKEEEFQWLIKYSPLHNVRRPWEQFAIKAYQYPSIMLLTADHDDRVVPLHSLKLLATMQYVLCTSVERSPQTNPIIGRIERKAGHGCGRPTQKLIDEAADRYAFMAKEIGASWFE, from the exons ATGGGATCGCTTCCGGCCCTCGACGAGCCCAGCTGGACGTACCCATTAGCTCGCCGTGATGAATCTGTCTTTGATAATTATCATGGTGTCGACGTTCCTGATCCTTATAGATG GCTGGAGGATCCAGACTCAGAGGAGACAAAAGAGTTTGTTGAAAAGCAGGTGACTTTGACTGATTCAGTGCTCAAAATTTGCGAGACAAGAGAAAAGCTAagggaaaaactcacgaaattgtTCGATTTTCCTAAGTATGAAGTTCCTTTTAGGGCAGGTGATAAGTACTTTTACTTCCACAACACTGGCCTTCAACCTCAAAAAGTCCTTTACGTTCAG GATAATTTGGATGGAAAGCCAGAGGTATTGCTTGATCCAAACACACTTAGTGAGGATGGCACAGTTGCATTAAGTATATGTGCAATTAGTGAGGATGCTAATTATTTGGCATATGGTATCAGCTCAAGTGGTAGTGATTGGGTGACAATTAAAGTTATGAGGGTGCAGGATAAGTGCGACGAACCTGATACAATTTCTTGG GTTAAGTTCTCAAACGTCAGCTGGACTCGAGATAGTAAAGGATTTTTCTACAGCCGTTATCCAGCTCCCAA GAACGGGGAAAATTTGGACGTGGGGAGAGAGACAAATGTAAATTTGCACCACCAAGTGTATTACCATAGCTTGGGTACTAATCAATCTGATGATATTTTGTGTTGGAAAGATACAGAAAATCCAAAGCATAGACATATGGCTTCAGTTACCGAAGATGGAAAG TATGTTCTCCTATATACTTTTCGGAACTGTGACACAGTCAACAAATTACATTACTGTGACTTATCTACACTACCTAATGGAATTGGAGATTACAAAGGCAGAAGCGGGGCGCTTCCCTTTAATAAGCTTGTCGACAATTTTGATGCATCTTACGATTATGTTGCACATAACGACTCCATTTTCACTTTTCTGACTAATAAAAATGCTCCCAAATACAAATTAGTCAGAGTTGATTTAGAAAAGTCTGATTTTTGGTTTGATATTATCGACGAGGAGGAAAAGGATGTGCTTCAATCAGCTGTTGCTGTTAATGGAAATCAACTTGTTGTGAGTTATTTAAGAGATGTGAAAAATGTGTTGCAGTTAAGAGATTTAGAAACAGGAGTTCTGCTTCATCATTTACCTATTGATATTGGCAGAGTATCAGGAATTTCAGCTCGTCGCAAAGATAATTCTGTTTTTATTGGATTTATGAATTTCCTGATTCCTGGATTAATATATGACTGTAACCTCAAGGGTGAAGTTCCTGATCTGAAAGTATTTCGAGAAATTGTTGTCCCTGGATTTAATCGAACAGAGTTCCAAGTTAATCAG GTTTTCGTGCCGAGTAAAGATGGTGTTAAAATACCAATATTCATAGTTTCTAGAAAGAATATTTCTTTGGATGGATCCAACCCTTGTTTATTATTTGGATATGGTGGATTCAATGTCAGTCTTACACCATCTTTTTCTGCTGCTCGAGTTGTACTTTCAAAGCATTTAGGTGTAGTTTTTTGCATAGCAAATATTCGTGGTGGTGGGGAATATGGAGAAGAGTGGTATAAAGCTGGTGCTCTTTCCAAAAAGCAAAATTGCTTTGATGATTTTATTTCTGCTGCTGAGTATCTTGTTACTGCTGGTTATACACAGCCACATAAATTATGTATTGAAGGTGGAAGCAATGGCGGTCTTCTTGTTGGAGCCTGCGTCAATCAG AGACCTGATCTATTTGGATGTGCTCTTGCTCATGTTGGTGTTATGGATATGTTAAGATTTCACAAGTTCACTATAG GCCATGCATGGATTTCTGATTTTGGCTGTTCGGATAAGGAGGAAGAGTTTCAATGGCTAATCAA GTATTCACCACTGCATAATGTAAGGAGGCCATGGGAACAATTTGCTATTAAAGCATATCAGTATCCTTCGATTATGTTATTGACTGCAGATCACGATGATCGAGTGGTTCCATTGCACTCGTTGAAACTATTGGCT ACAATGCAATATGTCCTGTGCACAAGCGTAGAGAGAAGTCCGCAGACGAACCCCATAATTGGTAGGATTGAACGAAAGGCAGGTCATGGATGTGGACGTCCAACACAAAAACTT ATTGATGAAGCTGCAGACAGATATGCATTCATGGCTAAGGAAATAGGTGCATCTTGGTTTGAATAG
- the LOC104091856 gene encoding uncharacterized protein isoform X2, with protein MAGEVAAEVNGVEGNIQLCEEEKLRLLRDAVNELPVNAVKDLWSIGACARCIFRLFGLHELMCSHPSLSISKWYDILADVMRKEDVDTADHPQKDGEFSIKQLHQEPLKETNFCKICLGILQFLYNDDSGTLLKKDSADDFALAVSEPVKQQHHQIDSFSLEFSLPSALTENDQAVWLYMKNRYHHELWFQEKAEYQFICTKDILKLLVTNPLQSLLGVKSSQGSLRIRLTYSHSDALTRDDIQERNGGNKRRKTGFTGDLKTTEESVTPHVESFDNHIGDGDGLTKVCPKDSQDLSCSYLMAQLNKVSKPCCLTIHCCRSPIFIGGRYLKYSRNVSQTPWVIDDERMGEASVEEIVGGAILPIFQGDNYKFHAAGREDIDVRMLGTGRPFLVEIQNARKVPSEVLIKEIERKINSLESQLVRVKNLRAVGSQGWDLMREGEAEKQKQYTALVWISRPVSDDDLQTISSLKELKVAQKTPIRVLHRRSPLEREKIIHWMKVERISGSSQYLLLHLCTQAGTYIKEFVHGDFGRTQPSVGSILGCRAEILQLDVTDVKMDCFQAE; from the exons GCATGTGCTCGATGCATTTTTCGACTATTTGGACTTCACGAACTCATGTGTTCACATCCTTCACTCTCAATATCAAAGTGGTATGATATCTTAGCAGATGTAATGAGAAAAGAAGATGTTGACACGGCTGATCATCCCCAAAAAGATGGAGAATTTAGTATTAAGCAATTGCATCAAGAACCATTAAAGGAGACAAACTTTTGCAAAATTTGCTTAGGCATTTTGCAATTTCTCTATAATGATGACAGTGGAACTTTATTGAAAAAGGATAGTGCTGATGACTTTGCTTTAGCAGTTTCTGAACCTGTAAAGCAACAACATCACCAAATTGATAGTTTTTCTCTTGAATTCTCATTACCGTCGGCTTTAACAGAAAATGATCAAGCAGTCTG GTTGTATATGAAAAATAGGTACCACCATGAACTTTGGTTCCAAGAAAAGGCTGAATATCAATTCATTTGTACGAAAGACATCTTGAAATTGTTAGTGACAAATCCATTACAAAGCTTATTG GGTGTAAAATCTAGTCAAGGTTCTTTGCGCATTCGCTTAACATATTCACATTCTGATGCATTAACAAGAGATGACATTCAAGAACGGAATGGAGGAAATAAGAGGAGGAAAACAG GTTTCACTGGTGACCTCAAGACAACTGAGGAATCCGTTACTCCCCATGTTGAGTCTTTTGATAATCATATTGGTGATGGAGATGGACTGACGAAAGTTTGTCCCAAGGACTCCCAAGATCTCAGTTGTAGTTACTTAATGGCTCAGTTAAATAAG GTCAGTAAGCCTTGTTGTCTGACCATTCATTGCTGTAGAAGCCCTATATTTATTGGAGGAAGATATCTCAAG TATTCAAGAAATGTCAGCCAGACACCCTGGGTTATCGATGATGAAAGAATGGGAGAAGCATCTGTTGAG GAAATAGTAGGCGGGGCCATCCTTCCTATCTTCCAGGGTGACAATTATAAGTTCCATGCTGCTGGTAGGGAGGATATTGAT GTCCGGATGCTGGGTACAGGCCGTCCTTTTCTGGTAGAGATACAAAATGCACGCAAAGTCCCTTCTGAAGTGCTCATAAAAGAGATAGAGAGGAAAATTAATAGTCTAGAAAGTCAATTG GTCAGGGTTAAAAATCTTAGAGCTGTAGGTAGTCAAGGGTGGGACCTCATGCGTGAAGGAGAGGCGGAGAAGCAG AAGCAGTACACTGCATTGGTGTGGATTTCTCGTCCCGTCAGCGATGATGATTTGCAAACAATATCGTCATTAAAGGAATTG AAAGTTGCTCAAAAAACGCCTATAAGGGTTCTCCATCGCCGAAGTCCATTGGAGAGAGAGAAAATTATACATTG GATGAAAGTGGAGAGGATCTCTGGAAGCTCACAATATCTTCTACTGCATCTGTGTACTCAG GCTGGGACATATATCAAGGAATTTGTTCATGGGGATTTTGGTCGCACCCAGCCCAG TGTTGGTTCAATTCTTGGTTGCAGAGCAGAGATACTGCAGCTCGATGTTACGGACGTGAAAATGGACTGCTTTCAGGCAGAATGA
- the LOC138910549 gene encoding uncharacterized protein → MRSNPSKRNPDFWCEFHNDHGYKTTDCRLLQGEVEHFLKQGYLTDLFSEKGRQSYMKNRQEPPKPPSPKRTINVINGGDEVNGVTYTAAKKTSKVTVTHRKLVRHVLDEDNITFDDADTDGLLIPHNDALVISLLVHDTNVNRVLIDPGFDNSSVITKGEIVLTTFAEGVIKDTKFHVIDADMAYNMILGRSWIHDMDVVPSTLHQVIKFPSQWGIQQIRGDQQASKSINSVVDSSTANNVADEK, encoded by the exons atgagatcaaacccgaGCAAAAGAAATCCAGATTTCTGGTGTGAATTTCACAACGATCATGGCTATAAAACAACAGATTGTAGGTTATTACAAGGTGAAGTTGAGCATTTTTTGAAGCAGGGTTATTTAACTGACTTGTTCAGTGAGAAAGGTAGGCAATCATATATGAAGAATAGACAAGAGCCTCCGAAACCTCCGTCTCCAAAGAGAACAATCAATGTGATAAATGGGGGAGATGAGGTCAATGGTGTGACATATACAGCTGCAAAAAAGACGTCAAAAGTCACGGTCACTCATAGAAAGCTAGTTCGCCACGTTTTGGATGAAGACAATATAACATTTGATGATGCAGATACGGATGGCTTGTTAATTCCTCACAATGATGCGCtagtaatatctttacttgtacaCGATACTAATGTAAAccgagttttgattgatccag GATTTGATAACTCAAGTGTTATCACAAAAGGGGAAATAGTGCTTACCACATTTGCAGAGGGAGTTATCAAGGATACAAAATTCCACGTGATTGATGCTGACATGGCCTATAATATGATTCTTGGAAggtcatggattcatgatatggacGTTGTACCGTCTACATTGCATCAAGTTATTAAGTTTCCTTCACAATGGGGGATTCAACAAATCCGTGGAGATCAGCAGGCCTCTAAAAGTATCAATTCAGTGGTGGATTCAAGCACAGCGAATAATGTGGCAGATGAGAAATAA